The Planctomycetota bacterium genome window below encodes:
- a CDS encoding Gfo/Idh/MocA family oxidoreductase produces the protein MIRIGIVGCGRILAAHLRGYRLLREAGVDDFRITALCARREEDALGYVRRGHGPAQRPAVSNIPGDPLAIGDEYLSDFQPDTPVEVYTDYRQMVARAPIDAVNDFTTHSLHHQVAAAALDGGKHLLSQKPLAVSMAAARQMCDRAEAGDRVFGVFENFRFAPATRHLRWLFEADQAAGSFCGALQMVLMGYVGVWWAPRLIVAETPWRHVRDEGGGISLDLGVHFFDQVRHVAGEIRHVTAQTAIVEPRRAMLDRQGRVVHEMDCDADDTVFASFDTERGVAGQLSASWAGCGGAALWNIDARNTDSGGGGTIYYGSQGRVTGDHVVLADGSHRSLAALYRQHAPAQRQAQEFPFGLDDSFALAQHDWLDAIRQRREPLTSGREGMRDLAAAFALIESATAGRRVTLDEVLSGTLREYQRPIDARFGLA, from the coding sequence ATGATTCGCATCGGCATTGTTGGCTGTGGGCGGATTCTGGCAGCGCATCTGCGCGGGTATCGCTTGCTGCGCGAGGCCGGCGTTGATGACTTCCGCATCACCGCGCTGTGTGCCCGGCGCGAGGAAGACGCGCTCGGCTACGTCCGTCGCGGCCACGGGCCGGCGCAGCGCCCCGCGGTGAGCAACATCCCCGGCGATCCGCTGGCCATCGGCGATGAATACCTGAGCGACTTTCAGCCCGACACGCCGGTCGAGGTCTACACCGATTACCGCCAGATGGTGGCCCGCGCGCCGATCGACGCGGTGAACGACTTCACGACCCACAGCCTGCACCACCAGGTAGCGGCCGCGGCCCTCGACGGCGGCAAGCATCTGTTGTCGCAAAAGCCGCTGGCCGTCAGCATGGCGGCGGCTCGGCAGATGTGCGACCGGGCCGAAGCCGGCGATCGGGTGTTCGGCGTGTTCGAGAACTTTCGCTTCGCGCCGGCCACGCGTCATCTACGCTGGCTGTTCGAGGCCGACCAGGCCGCCGGTTCGTTTTGCGGTGCGCTGCAGATGGTGCTGATGGGCTACGTCGGCGTCTGGTGGGCGCCCCGGCTGATCGTGGCCGAGACTCCCTGGCGGCACGTTCGCGACGAGGGGGGCGGCATCAGCCTGGACCTGGGGGTCCACTTCTTCGACCAGGTCCGCCACGTGGCCGGCGAGATTCGCCACGTCACGGCCCAGACGGCCATCGTCGAACCGCGCCGGGCGATGCTCGACCGGCAAGGGCGCGTGGTCCACGAGATGGATTGCGACGCCGACGACACGGTCTTTGCCTCGTTCGATACCGAGCGGGGCGTCGCGGGCCAGTTGTCGGCCAGTTGGGCCGGCTGCGGCGGCGCGGCGCTGTGGAATATTGACGCGCGGAACACCGACTCAGGGGGCGGCGGGACGATTTATTATGGTTCGCAAGGGCGCGTGACCGGCGATCATGTCGTGTTGGCCGATGGGTCGCACCGCAGCCTGGCCGCGCTCTATCGGCAACATGCCCCCGCCCAGCGGCAAGCCCAAGAATTCCCGTTCGGCCTGGACGACAGTTTCGCCCTGGCCCAGCACGATTGGCTGGACGCGATTCGCCAGCGCCGCGAGCCGTTGACCAGCGGCCGCGAAGGAATGCGCGACCTGGCGGCGGCGTTTGCGTTGATCGAGTCGGCCACGGCCGGCCGCCGCGTGACGCTGGACGAAGTGTTGAGCGGCACGCTACGCGAGTATCAACGCCCGATCGACGCGAGGTTTGGTTTGGCGTGA
- a CDS encoding RNA polymerase sigma factor RpoD/SigA — MPRKASTTSAPRTRRKPSAAVQSPLETYLRAINETALLTAKDERELAGGIAQGDAAARDRMVRANLRLVVNIARGYTGKGLGLQDLIEEGNLGLLRAVEGFDPGMGTRFSTYASYWIKQSIKRALINTGKTIRIPAYMVELLSKWRRASNRLTEELGRTPTPEEVARVLGLARKKLPIIKKAIRIYNSTPQTDQPEAGWSLGEMVTDERMKSPDVEMLDGDNLSQVLRLLETMEPREATILRMRFGLDDNEPRTLKEIGEQLGLTRERVRQIETEALARLAEALEV; from the coding sequence ATGCCACGAAAAGCCAGCACGACGTCCGCCCCGCGCACCCGCCGCAAGCCCAGCGCTGCCGTCCAGTCGCCGCTCGAAACTTACTTGCGTGCGATCAATGAGACGGCCCTCTTGACGGCCAAGGACGAGCGCGAGTTGGCGGGCGGCATCGCCCAAGGGGACGCCGCGGCACGCGACCGGATGGTCCGTGCCAACCTGCGACTGGTCGTGAACATCGCCCGCGGCTACACCGGCAAGGGGCTGGGCTTGCAGGACCTGATCGAAGAAGGGAACCTGGGGCTGCTGCGAGCGGTCGAAGGTTTTGACCCGGGCATGGGGACTCGGTTCAGCACCTACGCCAGCTATTGGATCAAGCAATCGATCAAGCGGGCCCTGATCAACACCGGCAAGACGATTCGCATTCCGGCCTACATGGTCGAGTTGCTCAGCAAGTGGCGCCGCGCGAGCAATCGCCTGACCGAAGAGCTGGGCCGCACGCCGACTCCTGAAGAAGTAGCCCGCGTGCTCGGCTTGGCCCGCAAGAAGCTGCCGATCATCAAGAAGGCGATCAGGATTTACAACTCGACGCCGCAAACCGATCAGCCCGAGGCCGGCTGGTCGCTGGGCGAAATGGTGACCGACGAGCGGATGAAGTCGCCCGATGTCGAGATGCTCGACGGTGACAACCTGAGCCAGGTGCTGCGGCTGCTGGAGACGATGGAGCCGCGCGAAGCGACGATCCTGCGGATGCGGTTCGGCCTCGACGACAACGAGCCGCGGACGTTGAAGGAAATCGGCGAGCAATTGGGCCTGACCCGCGAGCGCGTGCGTCAGATCGAAACCGAAGCGTTAGCCCGGCTGGCCGAAGCGCTGGAAGTCTAA
- a CDS encoding protein kinase, producing MNAQQFLDSLTSHSILSAAELSTVRDALDATKLNADAEPIAKELVRLGKLTKYQASNVYRGRGKGLVFGEYVILDKIGAGGMGQVFKAQHRRMKRTVALKILPTEATKSPGVVKRFYQEVELAARLSHPNIVTAFDASEAHGLHYLVMEFVDGSDLSSVLSKHGPLSIEQAMNCVMQAARGLQYAHDQGIIHRDIKPGNILIDRKGGVKILDLGLARLQNGLGHVDDGAGLTMSGQVMGTVDYMSPEQAHDTRSADHRSDIYSLGCTLYRLITNKVPYQADTILQKILAHREQPVPSLRTLRPEASERLDQLCQRMLAKRPEDRPASMNDVAKAIEGLLAGKNDEASSVIMLSEALEGDELQSFLKSGIGSGSASNVKPPPSNSSPSVVPTASASPPPHAPTGRALATAKAIEPSNAAVVAPATRSRLPIYASAGAAAVLLLAIGAYALWPRGDAQQQAAKVDDPNDRPFVIPQLAPNEPAANPADKPTPPPPTNNEGKPPSKQGPPKPPPPQGLPSSTTPPAPTMVASTAPAVTPEPPKENAQATSAPPTPTTTDAKRKPAPLTEPVDLLKLMAAKPVEGNWAMDGSVLVHRKSTDGHYKIAVPYAPPDEYDLTAEIEGPLAQTLVRVGLNVQGRGTAVNYTRRSPQAAISIDSTEPTFQFARSVPVAAADAGRVVLACAVRKGRFFVAANGVPAIDWQGNPDTLQLPGHIAVGEPGDLVLGCQGSTSDIRFAKLEIAPPKVELPAYGRFDLLALFDPKRDVTTGVARRDKGDLLIEPNDGRTTSLVGIETNHPAEYTLTAVVERIGSFQELFLGMPFGSSRAAVSADHGGATDIYGANKPYAKAWALTPWRLHTLVCSVSATEATLSLDGREIVRWERPPYEYGPFSQFEGTSPRSFALWCTQVSGFRIHALEVTPRGWQRLPAPPTEAAAQAAEQIVGEMATNKNRQQVAQLLWQRSAEAHAEPARRYALLEQAALSAAQAGDLNLACHAVTDLVRSFNIDSRTVFANVIGETFKAAKSANEKKALLEESLRQIDRAAALEEWDLAVEIQTAAANMAKPVTSDIAKELKARGIELRLYQQLAAANRAAQEKLSADKKDVEANRAVGRYLALARHDWSAAAKALQAGEDATLAAIADGETAKSHSADELAAQGDRWWGLFEKGEVPVKYLAMERAASWYRRALIASTGKPKATIGQRRQAAAQQRKASALAFVPRHPLDAVPIGGHWYKVYRSGVTWKQAAQFCEEIGGNLVIIDNADENQRVAQLIVASAKGKEERGITWLGLTDEAKEGEWRWVDGTPLLPTSFTNWSANQPDNGGGDSDAAFLEAVVQSGQATIRWDDINGANHFAFVCEWEQ from the coding sequence ATGAACGCGCAGCAATTTCTTGACAGCCTGACCTCGCACAGCATTTTGTCGGCTGCCGAGCTGAGCACCGTTCGCGACGCGCTCGACGCGACCAAGTTGAACGCCGACGCCGAGCCCATCGCCAAGGAGCTAGTCCGCCTGGGCAAGCTGACCAAGTACCAGGCCTCGAACGTCTATCGCGGGCGTGGCAAGGGGCTGGTGTTTGGCGAGTACGTCATCCTCGACAAAATCGGCGCTGGCGGCATGGGGCAAGTGTTCAAGGCCCAGCATCGGCGGATGAAGCGCACCGTCGCGCTCAAAATCTTGCCGACCGAGGCCACCAAATCGCCCGGCGTCGTCAAGCGTTTCTACCAGGAAGTCGAGCTGGCGGCCCGGCTTTCGCACCCGAACATCGTCACCGCGTTCGACGCCAGCGAAGCCCACGGGCTGCACTACCTGGTGATGGAGTTCGTCGACGGAAGTGATCTGTCGTCGGTGCTGTCGAAGCATGGCCCCCTGTCGATCGAGCAGGCGATGAATTGCGTGATGCAGGCGGCCCGCGGCCTGCAATACGCCCACGACCAGGGGATTATCCACCGGGACATCAAGCCGGGCAATATCCTGATCGACCGCAAGGGGGGCGTAAAGATTCTGGACCTGGGGCTGGCTCGGCTGCAAAACGGGCTGGGGCACGTGGACGACGGCGCTGGATTGACCATGAGCGGCCAGGTGATGGGGACGGTCGATTACATGTCTCCCGAGCAAGCGCACGACACCCGCTCGGCCGATCACCGCTCCGACATCTACAGCCTGGGGTGTACGCTCTATCGGCTGATTACGAACAAGGTGCCGTACCAGGCCGACACGATCTTGCAGAAGATTCTGGCCCATCGCGAGCAGCCGGTTCCGTCGCTGCGGACGCTGCGACCCGAAGCGTCCGAGCGGCTCGACCAGTTGTGCCAGCGGATGCTGGCCAAGCGCCCCGAGGACCGTCCCGCCTCGATGAACGACGTGGCCAAGGCGATCGAAGGACTGCTAGCCGGCAAGAACGACGAAGCTTCGTCGGTGATTATGCTGAGCGAAGCGCTCGAAGGGGACGAGCTGCAAAGCTTTTTGAAGTCGGGCATTGGCTCCGGCTCGGCGTCGAATGTCAAGCCGCCGCCGTCGAACTCGTCGCCCAGCGTCGTGCCAACAGCGTCGGCTTCGCCGCCACCACATGCGCCGACCGGGCGCGCGCTGGCCACGGCCAAGGCGATTGAGCCGAGCAACGCCGCGGTCGTTGCGCCGGCGACACGTAGTCGTTTACCGATCTATGCCAGTGCCGGGGCGGCTGCGGTGTTGCTGCTGGCGATCGGCGCGTACGCACTTTGGCCGCGCGGTGACGCTCAGCAGCAAGCCGCGAAGGTCGACGACCCGAACGACCGGCCGTTCGTGATTCCGCAACTGGCACCGAATGAACCGGCGGCCAATCCCGCCGACAAGCCCACGCCGCCGCCACCGACGAACAACGAAGGCAAACCACCGAGCAAACAAGGTCCGCCCAAGCCGCCCCCGCCGCAGGGTTTGCCATCGTCTACGACACCACCGGCGCCGACGATGGTGGCCAGCACAGCGCCGGCCGTCACGCCTGAGCCGCCGAAAGAAAACGCACAGGCCACGTCTGCGCCTCCAACTCCCACGACGACCGACGCCAAGCGTAAGCCAGCGCCGCTGACCGAGCCGGTCGACCTGCTCAAGCTGATGGCCGCCAAGCCGGTGGAGGGGAACTGGGCGATGGATGGCAGCGTGCTGGTCCATCGCAAATCGACCGACGGGCATTACAAAATCGCGGTACCCTACGCGCCGCCCGACGAATATGACCTGACGGCCGAGATCGAGGGGCCGCTGGCCCAGACGCTCGTGCGTGTGGGGCTGAACGTGCAGGGGCGAGGGACTGCCGTCAACTACACCAGGCGTTCGCCCCAGGCGGCAATCTCGATCGATTCGACCGAGCCGACGTTCCAGTTCGCGCGCAGCGTGCCGGTGGCCGCGGCCGACGCGGGGCGGGTCGTCCTGGCGTGCGCGGTGCGGAAGGGACGCTTCTTTGTCGCCGCCAACGGCGTGCCGGCCATCGATTGGCAAGGGAACCCCGACACGCTGCAATTGCCTGGGCATATCGCCGTCGGCGAGCCGGGAGATTTGGTGCTCGGTTGTCAAGGTTCGACCTCTGACATCCGTTTCGCCAAGCTTGAAATCGCGCCGCCGAAGGTGGAACTACCCGCCTATGGGCGATTCGACCTGCTGGCGTTGTTCGATCCCAAGCGCGACGTCACGACCGGCGTCGCTCGTCGCGACAAAGGGGATTTGCTGATCGAGCCCAACGACGGCCGCACGACGTCGCTGGTTGGCATCGAGACGAATCATCCGGCGGAATACACACTGACCGCAGTAGTCGAACGGATTGGCAGCTTCCAGGAACTATTCCTCGGCATGCCGTTCGGCAGCTCGCGCGCCGCCGTGTCGGCAGATCATGGCGGGGCCACCGACATTTACGGGGCCAACAAGCCGTATGCCAAAGCCTGGGCGCTTACGCCGTGGCGTTTGCACACCCTGGTCTGCTCCGTCAGCGCGACCGAGGCGACCCTGTCGCTCGACGGCCGCGAGATCGTCCGCTGGGAGCGCCCGCCGTACGAGTATGGCCCCTTCTCGCAGTTCGAGGGGACCAGTCCGCGGAGCTTTGCCCTGTGGTGTACCCAAGTCAGCGGCTTCCGCATCCACGCGCTCGAAGTCACGCCGCGCGGGTGGCAGCGCTTGCCTGCGCCACCGACCGAAGCCGCGGCTCAGGCAGCCGAGCAGATCGTGGGCGAAATGGCCACCAACAAGAATCGGCAGCAAGTCGCGCAACTGCTGTGGCAGCGCTCGGCTGAAGCTCACGCCGAACCGGCGCGGCGGTACGCGCTGCTGGAACAAGCGGCCCTGTCGGCGGCGCAAGCAGGAGATTTGAACCTGGCCTGTCACGCGGTGACCGATCTGGTCCGTTCGTTCAACATCGACTCGCGCACGGTGTTCGCCAACGTGATCGGCGAGACGTTCAAAGCGGCCAAAAGCGCCAACGAAAAGAAGGCATTGCTCGAAGAAAGCCTGCGGCAGATCGATCGGGCCGCAGCACTGGAAGAATGGGACTTGGCGGTCGAGATTCAGACGGCGGCGGCGAATATGGCCAAGCCGGTGACGTCGGACATCGCCAAAGAGCTGAAGGCTCGCGGCATTGAATTGCGGCTTTATCAACAACTGGCCGCGGCCAACCGCGCGGCGCAAGAGAAGTTGAGCGCGGACAAGAAAGACGTCGAGGCGAACCGGGCCGTGGGGCGCTACCTGGCGCTGGCGCGCCATGACTGGTCGGCGGCGGCCAAGGCGTTGCAAGCTGGTGAAGATGCAACCCTGGCGGCGATTGCCGACGGCGAGACGGCGAAGTCGCACTCGGCCGACGAGCTGGCGGCCCAGGGAGATCGCTGGTGGGGGTTGTTCGAAAAAGGCGAGGTGCCGGTGAAGTACCTGGCGATGGAGCGCGCGGCCAGTTGGTATCGCCGCGCGCTGATCGCTTCGACCGGCAAGCCCAAGGCCACGATCGGCCAACGGCGGCAAGCGGCCGCCCAGCAACGCAAGGCGTCGGCGCTGGCCTTCGTGCCGCGGCATCCGCTGGACGCGGTACCGATCGGCGGTCACTGGTACAAGGTCTACCGTTCGGGGGTGACCTGGAAGCAGGCGGCACAGTTCTGCGAAGAGATCGGCGGCAATCTGGTGATCATCGACAACGCGGACGAGAACCAGAGGGTCGCGCAATTGATCGTGGCCAGCGCCAAGGGGAAAGAGGAACGCGGCATCACCTGGCTCGGCCTGACCGACGAAGCCAAGGAAGGGGAGTGGCGGTGGGTCGACGGGACGCCACTGTTGCCGACTTCATTCACGAATTGGTCGGCGAATCAGCCGGACAATGGCGGCGGCGACTCGGACGCGGCGTTCTTGGAAGCGGTCGTTCAATCCGGCCAGGCGACGATTCGTTGGGACGACATCAACGGAGCGAACCACTTCGCGTTCGTGTGCGAGTGGGAGCAATAA
- a CDS encoding addiction module protein: MASIFDLTPAEKLQLVEDLWDDLASTPEAVPVHDWQKEELARRKANWAANPAATISWDEIKRRVLCLS, from the coding sequence ATGGCATCGATCTTTGACCTCACGCCGGCCGAGAAGTTGCAGCTTGTCGAAGACTTGTGGGATGATTTGGCGTCGACGCCCGAGGCCGTGCCGGTGCATGATTGGCAGAAAGAGGAGTTAGCCCGCCGCAAAGCCAATTGGGCGGCGAATCCCGCAGCCACGATTTCCTGGGACGAAATCAAACGCCGAGTGCTTTGCTTGTCGTGA
- a CDS encoding 30S ribosomal protein S1 yields the protein MVNRNLIRGLDLNEQDWEAELNAALTGVGADEIEWGGEDISLNQIVEGRILRIEDEQVLIDVGYKSEGMIPLNEWDETEEPPQPGQTVKVLVEDIEDTTPGMEDAGMIVLSKRKAEKIENWRKVMESVKEGDVVTGAVTRKIKGGLLVDVRGVNVFLPASQVDIRRPSDIGDYIGRTIQCLVLKIDEARRNIVVSRRSLIETERAEKKAKLLAELEPGQLRKGIVKNIAEFGAFVDLGGIDGLLHITDMSWGRIGHPSEMVHIDQELEVQILHVDREKEKIALGLKQKTASPWECVPDKYPVDTRVKGEVVNVMSYGAFVKLEEGIEGLVHISEMSWTKRINHPSELVHIGDEVEVVVLGINREKQEISLGMKQTHDNPWDKVADRYPPGAPVTGTVRNLTNYGAFIEIEEGIDGLLHVSDMSWTRKISHPSEMLEKGQKVECRVLSVDQQRRRIALGLKQLQEDPWTTDIPSKYQPGQVVKGTVTKLTNFGVFVGLENGLEGLLHISELADHKVENPEDVVKVGQEIEVKVLRVDTEERKIGLSRKRVDWADDQGEPPIDHDGSGAAPSKPAIPASELKGGIGDGGPLIK from the coding sequence ATGGTAAATCGCAACCTCATCCGCGGCCTCGACCTCAACGAACAAGACTGGGAAGCAGAACTCAACGCGGCGCTGACCGGCGTCGGCGCCGACGAAATCGAATGGGGGGGCGAAGACATTTCGCTCAACCAAATTGTCGAAGGCCGCATCCTGCGGATCGAAGACGAGCAGGTGCTGATCGACGTCGGCTACAAGAGTGAAGGGATGATCCCACTGAACGAGTGGGACGAAACCGAAGAGCCGCCGCAACCTGGCCAGACCGTCAAGGTGCTGGTCGAAGATATCGAAGACACCACGCCGGGCATGGAAGACGCCGGCATGATCGTGCTCAGCAAGCGCAAGGCTGAGAAGATCGAAAACTGGCGCAAGGTGATGGAGTCGGTCAAGGAAGGCGACGTCGTCACCGGCGCGGTCACGCGCAAGATCAAGGGTGGTCTGTTGGTCGACGTGCGCGGCGTCAACGTCTTCTTGCCCGCCAGTCAGGTCGACATCCGCCGGCCTTCGGACATTGGCGACTACATTGGCCGCACGATCCAGTGCCTGGTGCTGAAGATCGACGAAGCCCGCCGCAACATCGTCGTCAGCCGCCGCTCGCTGATCGAGACCGAACGGGCCGAAAAGAAGGCCAAGCTGCTGGCCGAGCTCGAGCCAGGGCAGCTGCGCAAGGGTATCGTCAAGAACATCGCCGAGTTCGGCGCGTTCGTCGACCTGGGCGGCATCGACGGCCTGTTGCACATCACCGACATGAGCTGGGGCCGCATCGGTCACCCGAGCGAGATGGTCCACATCGACCAGGAACTCGAAGTGCAAATCCTGCACGTCGATCGCGAAAAGGAAAAGATCGCCCTGGGTCTCAAGCAAAAGACCGCCAGCCCGTGGGAATGCGTGCCGGACAAATATCCGGTGGACACTCGCGTCAAGGGCGAAGTGGTCAACGTGATGAGCTACGGCGCGTTCGTGAAGCTGGAAGAAGGGATCGAAGGGCTGGTCCACATTTCGGAAATGTCGTGGACCAAGCGCATCAATCACCCCAGCGAGCTGGTGCATATCGGCGACGAAGTCGAAGTCGTCGTGCTGGGCATCAACCGCGAGAAGCAGGAAATCTCGCTCGGCATGAAGCAGACCCACGACAACCCGTGGGACAAGGTTGCCGATCGCTATCCGCCGGGCGCGCCGGTCACCGGCACCGTCCGCAACTTGACCAACTACGGCGCGTTCATCGAGATCGAAGAAGGGATCGACGGCTTGCTGCACGTCAGCGATATGTCGTGGACCCGCAAGATCAGCCACCCGAGCGAAATGCTCGAGAAGGGTCAAAAGGTCGAGTGCCGCGTGTTGTCGGTCGACCAGCAGCGTCGCCGCATCGCCCTGGGCCTGAAGCAACTGCAAGAAGACCCTTGGACCACCGACATCCCCAGCAAGTATCAGCCGGGCCAGGTGGTGAAGGGAACCGTCACCAAGCTGACCAACTTCGGCGTGTTCGTCGGGTTGGAGAACGGCCTGGAAGGGTTGCTGCACATCTCGGAGTTGGCTGACCACAAGGTCGAGAACCCCGAAGACGTGGTCAAGGTCGGCCAGGAGATCGAGGTCAAGGTTTTGCGCGTCGACACCGAAGAGCGCAAGATCGGCCTGTCGCGCAAGCGCGTCGATTGGGCCGACGATCAAGGCGAACCGCCGATCGACCACGACGGGTCGGGCGCGGCCCCCAGCAAGCCGGCCATTCCGGCCAGCGAGCTGAAGGGCGGCATCGGCGACGGCGGCCCGTTGATCAAGTAA
- a CDS encoding mobile mystery protein B: MTPASPLDGATPLDDLSGLKVRSITTRGQLDVAEAENIRLAHVKYLASRPGRRAAPFDARWMKKLHREMFGKVWRWAGEPRRFELNLGVAWTQIEPALLELEQTLAFYRGSTVPLLEQATRLHHRSVQIHPFPNGNGRWGRLLANIWLKQAGREPTAWPEVLGGKNDVRREYLAALRGADQGDLGPLLGMQSRFTPA; encoded by the coding sequence ATGACGCCCGCATCGCCACTCGATGGCGCCACTCCGCTCGACGATCTTTCGGGGCTGAAAGTACGCTCGATCACCACGCGCGGCCAGTTGGACGTCGCCGAAGCCGAGAATATTCGCCTGGCGCATGTCAAATACCTGGCCAGTCGACCGGGTCGGCGCGCCGCCCCCTTTGACGCGCGCTGGATGAAAAAGCTGCATCGCGAGATGTTTGGCAAGGTCTGGCGCTGGGCGGGCGAGCCGCGGCGATTCGAGCTGAATCTCGGCGTCGCCTGGACACAGATCGAGCCAGCGCTGCTCGAATTGGAACAGACGCTCGCGTTTTATCGCGGCTCGACCGTGCCCCTCTTGGAACAAGCGACACGCCTGCACCATCGTAGCGTGCAGATCCATCCGTTTCCGAACGGCAATGGTCGCTGGGGACGGCTGTTGGCGAATATCTGGCTCAAGCAAGCGGGCCGTGAACCGACGGCCTGGCCCGAGGTGCTCGGCGGCAAGAACGACGTGCGTCGTGAATACCTGGCGGCACTGCGCGGGGCGGACCAAGGAGATCTGGGTCCATTGCTTGGCATGCAGTCGCGATTCACACCTGCCTGA
- a CDS encoding tetratricopeptide repeat protein — protein MKSERRHELQRNSLADVLEHGVKDVQKYAPAVAATIGAIVVLVVVYLIISTRSANAERSAWREYVVASESRLGAQENMTRVADDYSDYMGGQWARLTLADRQLEVGVDQLFQDRTAAKTSLESAIEQYNQLRATTHISEMQSRALIGLGRAYESLAQPEEAVKQYDELIKNYPGTEFAIEARERRDDLEKPASKEFYQWFWALKITPPSREPGTPGFRPPFDMQSLPSDAPGGPTSVAPPAPPTGVIPPVTTTPPATSTPPATTAPVTPPATTPE, from the coding sequence ATGAAGTCCGAACGCCGTCACGAGTTACAACGCAACTCCCTGGCCGATGTGCTCGAGCACGGGGTCAAGGACGTTCAGAAGTACGCCCCGGCAGTGGCCGCCACGATCGGCGCGATCGTGGTCCTGGTCGTCGTCTATCTGATCATCTCCACGCGCTCGGCCAACGCCGAGCGCTCGGCCTGGCGCGAGTACGTCGTCGCCAGCGAGTCGCGACTGGGCGCTCAGGAGAACATGACCCGGGTGGCCGACGACTACAGCGATTACATGGGGGGCCAGTGGGCCCGGCTGACGTTGGCCGATCGGCAATTGGAAGTCGGCGTCGATCAGTTGTTCCAGGACCGAACCGCAGCCAAGACCTCGCTCGAATCGGCGATCGAGCAATACAACCAACTGCGCGCCACGACCCACATCAGCGAAATGCAATCGCGTGCGCTGATCGGCCTGGGTCGTGCATACGAATCATTGGCCCAGCCCGAGGAAGCCGTCAAGCAATACGACGAGCTGATCAAGAACTACCCGGGCACCGAGTTTGCGATCGAAGCCCGCGAGCGGCGCGACGACCTGGAAAAGCCGGCCTCGAAAGAGTTCTATCAATGGTTCTGGGCGTTGAAGATCACGCCCCCGTCGCGCGAGCCTGGCACGCCGGGCTTCCGCCCGCCGTTCGACATGCAATCGTTGCCCAGCGACGCCCCCGGTGGCCCGACGTCCGTGGCCCCCCCCGCCCCGCCGACCGGAGTCATTCCGCCGGTCACAACGACTCCACCGGCGACATCTACTCCGCCGGCCACCACCGCACCGGTCACTCCCCCAGCAACCACGCCGGAGTAG
- a CDS encoding RluA family pseudouridine synthase, whose product MALAGTGSRRGASRAPSPLVGEGGSRGEPGEGNEAGTQLVPSIQSSPVSGEGAHDVLTPEPSAVSSEPIAGETLLLVVPEAEDGQRLDAFLARQLPSYSRTHLRRAINAVGVKLDGRRVKASHHLRTGQQVSIVVPEVPRLGPLPEDIPLDVLYEDEVMAVINKPAGMVVHPGRGHWDGTLASALRHYFEQLSQTAGPTRPGIVHRLDRDTSGAILIAKDDIAHSLLSDQFEQRTVDKTYFAIVAGEPDRDRDWIDLPIGVHPYQREKMAVRHDHATSRPAQTFYEVVERLHGFAAVRLTPKTGRTHQIRVHLASIGCPVLCDRYYGGRASLRVCDVLPGSTDESPLLERQALHAQSIAIDHPTRGNRLTFNAPLPADLEATLTVLRQRQGKPATKHQ is encoded by the coding sequence ATGGCGTTAGCTGGAACCGGTTCGCGTCGCGGCGCAAGCCGCGCACCCTCGCCCCTTGTGGGAGAGGGTGGTTCGCGCGGCGAACCGGGTGAGGGGAATGAGGCGGGTACACAACTCGTCCCCTCAATCCAATCCTCTCCCGTGAGCGGAGAGGGAGCCCATGACGTCCTTACTCCCGAGCCCTCAGCCGTGTCCTCCGAGCCCATCGCTGGCGAGACCTTGTTGCTGGTTGTTCCCGAAGCCGAGGACGGCCAGCGGCTCGATGCCTTTCTCGCCCGGCAATTGCCCAGCTACAGCCGCACCCACCTGCGCCGCGCTATCAACGCGGTCGGCGTCAAGCTCGACGGCCGCCGCGTGAAGGCCAGCCACCACCTTCGCACCGGGCAGCAAGTCTCGATTGTCGTTCCCGAGGTACCGCGGCTGGGCCCGCTGCCCGAGGACATTCCGCTCGACGTGCTGTACGAAGACGAGGTGATGGCGGTCATCAACAAGCCGGCCGGCATGGTCGTGCATCCGGGCCGAGGTCACTGGGACGGCACGTTGGCGAGCGCCCTGCGGCACTACTTCGAGCAACTCAGCCAGACTGCCGGGCCGACGCGGCCAGGCATCGTCCATCGGCTCGATCGCGACACGAGCGGCGCGATCCTGATTGCCAAGGACGACATCGCCCACTCGCTGTTGTCCGATCAGTTCGAGCAGCGCACGGTCGACAAGACGTACTTTGCCATCGTCGCCGGCGAGCCCGATCGGGATCGAGACTGGATCGACCTGCCGATCGGTGTTCACCCTTACCAGCGCGAAAAGATGGCCGTCCGCCACGACCACGCCACCAGCCGGCCAGCGCAGACCTTTTACGAAGTCGTCGAGCGATTGCACGGCTTTGCGGCCGTCCGGCTGACGCCCAAGACGGGTCGCACGCACCAGATTCGCGTCCACCTGGCCAGCATCGGCTGCCCGGTGTTGTGCGACCGATACTACGGGGGCCGGGCGTCGCTACGCGTGTGCGACGTGCTGCCCGGCTCGACCGACGAGTCGCCCCTGCTCGAAAGGCAAGCGCTGCACGCCCAATCAATCGCGATCGATCATCCGACGCGGGGAAACCGGCTGACATTCAACGCCCCGCTGCCGGCCGATTTGGAAGCGACGCTCACGGTGCTACGGCAGCGACAGGGCAAGCCGGCAACAAAGCACCAATGA